A single window of Arvicanthis niloticus isolate mArvNil1 chromosome 20, mArvNil1.pat.X, whole genome shotgun sequence DNA harbors:
- the Zbtb22 gene encoding zinc finger and BTB domain-containing protein 22 isoform X2, whose translation MEPSPLSPSGATLPLPLSLAPPPLPLPAAAVVHVSFPEVTSALLESLNQQRLQGQLCDVSIRVQGREFRAHRAVLAASSPYFHDQVLLKGMTSISLPSVMDPGAFETVLASAYTGRLSMAAADIVNFLTVGSVLQMWHIVDKCTELLREGRSSAPATTVTTAAAPSASVPCAGVPSGSGGTVAPATVGSVRSHTSSRASENQSPSSSNYFSPRESTEFSSSQDAFVASAAGSGNRRDGGPVFPVPVVGSAGTTSGKLLLEADELCDDGGDGRGAVAPGAGLRRSNCTPASAVPQKHWVYVKRARNCPAPASLVHQDPDLEDEEEEEDLVLTCEDDEDEELGGGSGVPAGGEPEATLSISDVRTLTEPADKGEEQAPGQPPGTTAEHGAVTLGGTSAVGLGIPSGSGGAPGGTGNSDGNKIFLCHCGKAFSHKSMRDRHVNMHLNLRPFDCPVCNKKFKMKHHLTEHMKTHTGLKPYECSVCAKKFMWRDSFMRHRGHCERRHRMGVGGAGSVPGPGSGAPSGTALQPKRESSAVGGGSGDEANSATPPSHRRVWSPPSVHKVEMDFSGGGGAAH comes from the exons ATGGAGCCATCTCCTCTGTCACCCAGTGGGGCCACTCTCCCACTGCCTCTGTCGCTGGCTCCACCGCCACTGCCTCTGCCGGCAGCTGCAGTGGTACACGTGTCCTTCCCTGAGGTGACCAGTGCCCTCCTGGAGTCCCTCAACCAGCAGCGTCTCCAGGGTCAGCTCTGCGATGTGTCCATCCGCGTGCAGGGACGGGAGTTCCGTGCTCACAGGGCGGTCTTGGctgcctcctctccttacttccacGACCAGGTCCTACTCAAAGGCATGACTTCCATCTCACTGCCAAGCGTCATGGACCCAGGCGCTTTCGAGACTGTCCTGGCCTCAGCGTACACGGGCCGCCTCAGCATGGCTGCGGCGGACATTGTCAACTTCCTGACAGTGGGGTCGGTCCTCCAGATGTGGCACATTGTGGATAAGTGCACAGAACTCCTTCGGGAGGGTCGGTCCTCAGCCCCAGCGACCACTGTCACGACTGCTGCAGccccctctgcctctgtcccttgTGCCGGTGTCCCCTCAGGGAGTGGGGGGACTGTCGCCCCCGCCACCGTAGGCTCCGTACGCTCCCACACCTCCAGCCGGGCCAGCGAGAATCAGTCTCCCAGCAGTAGCAACTACTTCAGCCCCCGGGAGTCCACTGAGTTCTCTTCCTCCCAGGATGCGTTTGTGGCCTCGGCAGCAGGTAGTGGGAACCGTCGAGATGGTGGCCCGGTGTTCCCAGTCCCCGTGGTTGGCAGTGCGGGCACCACCTCCGGGAAGTTGCTGCTGGAGGCGGATGAGCTCTGCGATGAcggtggggatgggaggggggCGGTGGCCCCCGGGGCTGGGCTCCGGAGGTCTAACTGCACGCCTGCCAGCGCGGTGCCGCAGAAACACTGGGTGTATGTGAAACGAGCTAGAAATTGCCCTGCACCGGCGTCTCTGGTCCACCAAGACCCGGATctagaggatgaggaagaggaggaagatctGGTGTTGACTTGTGAGGATGACGAGGATGAAGAACTGGGGGGTGGCTCGGGGGTCCCTGCAGGGGGAGAGCCCGAGGCTACCCTCAGTATCAGTGACGTTCGGACCTTGACGGAGCCTGCGGACAAGGGGGAGGAACAG GCTCCAGGCCAGCCGCCAGGGACTACAGCAGAACACGGGGCAGTGACCCTGGGGGGCACCTCCGCGGTGGGGCTGGGCATACCAAGTGGCTCTGGCGGGGCCCCTGGAGGGACAGGCAACAGCGACGGCAATAAGATCTTCCTGTGCCACTGTGGGAAAGCTTTCTCACATAAGAGTATGAGGGACCGGCACGTGAATATGCATCTCAACCTGCGACCCTTTGACTGCCCCGTGTGCAACAAAAAGTTCAAGATGAAACACCACCTGACGGAGCACATGAAGACGCACACAGGCCTCAAGCCGTATGAATGCAGTGTCTGCGCCAAGAAGTTCATGTGGCGGGACAGTTTCATGCGACACCGAGGACACTGTGAGCGCCGGCACCGGATGGGCGTGGGCGGGGCCGGATCGGTACCTGGACCTGGATCCGGGGCACCTTCTGGGACAGCATTGCAACCCAAGAGGGAGTCTTCCGCAGTGGGCGGGGGCAGTGGCGATGAGGCTAATTCGGCCACACCCCCGTCCCACAGGCGTGTCTGGTCTCCACCCAGCGTGCACAAAGTGGAGATGGATTTCAGTGGGGGTGGAGGAGCAGCACACTGA
- the Daxx gene encoding death domain-associated protein 6, whose protein sequence is MATDDSIIVLDDDDDDDDEVAAQPGSSNLPSNPVSPGPEASGPSEPHGDGGSSNSGSRKCYKLENEKLFEEFLELCKMQTSDHPEVVPFLHKLQQRAQPVFLASAEFCNILSRVLSRSRNRPAKLYVYINELCTVLKAHSVKKKLNLAPAASAASESAGDNPPTDPPSNPTNTESTASEASRTRGSRRQIQRLEQLLALYVVEIRRLQEKELDLSELDDPDSSYMQEARLKRKLIRLFGRLCELKDCSSLTGRVIEQRIPYRGTRYPEVNRRIERLINKPGPDTFPDYGDVLRAVEKAATRHSLGLPRQQLQLLAQDAFRDVGVRLQERRHLDLIYNFGCHLTDDYRPGIDPALSDPTLARRLRENRTLAMSRLDEVISKYAMMQDKTEEGERQRRRARLLGTASQSSDLPKASSESGEGPSGMASQECPTTSKDETDDDGDDEESEEEEEEEEDEEEVTEDEDENLEQLQEDQGDDEEEEEGDNEGDKSPTSPLHIFPRRNSEPTEGLRSLEEQQNRGLTKMPASPPGAFLDPPSTDAESSGEKLQELLLLGEESPVSQLFGLEIEALPEDTTPSPEERDITREKSEDSLPNILENGAAVVTSTSFNGRVSSHTWHDDSPPSKRFRKEKKQLESGPLENSYIKKQMAQQTSGQESGFLPTLSPPVASVAPVADSSTRVDSPSHELVTSSLCSPSPSLVLQIPQSRSLRSCIYKSVATQCDPEEIIVLSDSD, encoded by the exons ATGGCCACCGATGACAGCATCATTGtgcttgatgatgatgatgatgacgacgatgaaGTAGCCGCTCAGCCAGGGTCCTCCAACCTACCCTCCAATCCTGTCTCACCAGGACCAGAAGCCTCTGGTCCCTCTGAGCCCCATGGGGATGGAGGGAGCAGTAACTCAGGTAGCCGGAAGTGCTACAAGTTGGAGAACGAGAAGCTGTTTGAGGAG TTCCTTGAACTGTGTAAGATGCAGACATCAGACCACCCTGAGGTGGTTCCGTTTCTTCACAAACTGCAGCAGCGCGCCCAGCCTGTGTTTCTGGCCTCCGCAGAGTTCTGCAATATCCTCTCCAGGGTTCTGTCTCGGTCTCGGAACCGGCCAGCGAAGCTCTATGTTTACATTAATGAGCTCTGCACTGTTCTTAAAGCTCACTCAGTCAAGAAGAAGTTGAACTTAGCTCCTGCAGCCTCAGCGGCCAGTGAGTCGGCTGGTGATAACCCTCCCACGGATCCCCCTTCCAACCCCACAAACACTGAAAGCACCGCCTCTGAGGCCTCAAGGACTCGTGGTTCCCGGAGGCAGATCCAGCGCTTGGAGCAACTGCTGGCACTGTATGTCGTGGAGATCCGGCGGCTACAGGAAAAGGAGTTGGATCTGTCAGAGCTGGATGACCCAGACTCCTCATATATGCAGGAGGCCCGCTTGAAGAGGAAACTGATCCGCCTCTTTGGGCGCCTGTGTGAGTTGAAGGATTGCTCTTCTCTGACTGGGCGGGTCATAGAGCAGCGAATTCCTTACAGAGGCACCAGGTACCCAGAGGTCAACAGGCGCATTGAGCGGCTCATCAACAAGCCGGGCCCTGATACTTTCCCGGACTATGGAGATGTGCTGAGAGCAGTGGAGAAGGCAGCCACCCGCCACAGTCTGGGCCTTCCCAGGCAGCAGCTTCAGCTCCTGGCTCAGGATGCCTTCCGTGATGTGGGTGTCAGGTTGCAGGAGCGGCGCCACTTGGATCTCATCTACAACTTTGGTTGCCACCTTACAGATGACTATAGGCCAG GCATTGACCCCGCCCTGTCTGATCCCACATTGGCTCGACGCCTTCGGGAGAATCGAACCTTGGCCATGAGCCGGCTGGATGAGGTCATCTCCAAGTATGCCATGATGCAAGACAAGACCGAGGAGGGCGAGAGACAGAGGAGACGGGCCCGGCTCTTAGGCACTGCTTCCCAATCATCAGACCTCCCCAAAGCCTCCTCGGAGTCTGGTGAG GGTCCTAGTGGAATGGCATCCCAGGAGTGCCCTACTACCTCCAAAGATGAGACTGATGATGACGGAGACGACgaggaaagtgaggaggaggaggaagaggaggaggatgaggaagaggtcactgaagatgaagatgagaaTCTAGAACAGTTGCAGGAAGATCAGGGggatgatgaagaagaggaagaaggag aTAATGAAGGAGATAAGAGTCCCACATCCCCTTTGCACATTTTCCCTAGAAGGAACTCAGAACCCACAGAAGGGCTCAGGTCCCTGGAGGAGCAGCAAAACAGAGGACTGACAAAGATGCCAGCATCACCGCCAGGAGCCTTCCTGGACCCTCCCAGCACCGATGCTGAAAGCAGTGGAGAAAAGCTCCAAGAGCTGCTGCTCCTGGGGGAAGAGAGTCCTGTGTCCCAGCTTTTTGGACTAGAGATTGAAGCTTTACCTGAGGATACCACCCCTTCCCCTGAGGAAAGGGACATTACCAGGGAAAAGTCAGAAGATTCCCTCCCCAACATCTTGGAAAATGGGGCAGCTGTGGTTACCTCTACATCCTTCAATGGGCGTGTCTCTTCTCACACTTGGCACGATGACAGTCCCCCAAGCAAGAGATTTCGGAAGGAAAAGAAGCAACTGGAATCTGGACCATTAGAAAACAG CTATATAAAAAAGCAGATGGCACAGCAGACCAGTGGGCAGGAGTCGGGCTTCCTGCCTACTCTGTCTCCCCCCGTGGCCTCTGTGGCCCCTGTCGCTGATTCCTCCACAAGGGTGGACTCTCCCAGCCATGAACTGGTGACCAGTTCCCTGTGCAGCCCTTCTCCATCCCTGGTTCTCCAGATCCCCCAGTCTCGGTCTCTCCGGTCGTGTATTTATAAG AGTGTGGCCACACAGTGTGACCCCGAGGAGATCATCGTGCTCTCAGACTCTGATTAG
- the Tapbp gene encoding tapasin codes for MKPLPLLVAVALGLATVVSAGPEAIECWFVEDAGGGGLSKKPAALLLRHGPRGPPPRPDLDPKLYFKVDDPAGMLLAAFRRYPAGAPTPHCELSCFIPFPASAKWARGLIPQRSCPRALDGDWLQVSVSSSVFSLSSLLRSQLEPQQEPVLITMTTAVLTVLTHSPAPRVQLGKDAVLDLSFAYAPPALEDGPSLAAGPPPFGLEWRRQHRGKGYLLLAATPGLAGQMPPAQEKAAAFAAWDDDEPWGPWTGNGTFWLPAVKPSQEGVYLATVHLPYLQGQVSLELTVHKPPRVSLTPAPLVWAAPGESPPELFCLASHFYPAEGLEVKWELRGGPEGSSRKVEGKTWLSTVRHHSDGSVSQSGHLQLPPVTAKQHGVRYACQVHHPSLPASGRSAEVTLEVAGFSGPSVEDSVGLFLSAFLLLGFIKALGWLAAYLMMPGVSKEKVTPASLTLPRESKKSQ; via the exons AtgaagcctctgcctctgctcgtGGCCGTGGCACTGG gccTGGCGACCGTCGTCTCGGCTGGACCAGAGGCGATCGAGTGCTGGTTCGTGGAGGATGCAGGTGGGGGTGGCTTGTCCAAGAAACCTGCCGCATTGCTACTGCGCCATGGACCCAGGGGACCACCGCCCCGGCCAGATCTTGACCCTAAGCTATACTTCAAGGTGGATG ACCCCGCGGGAATGCTCCTGGCTGCTTTCAGGCGGTACCCCGCAGGCGCCCCCACCCCACACTGCGAGTTGAGCTGCTTCATCCCGTTCCCCGCCTCGGCGAAGTGGGCTAGAGGTCTGATTCCGCAGCGGAGCTGCCCGCGGGCCCTGGACGGGGATTGGCTGCAGGTCAGCGTATCCAGCTCAGTCTTCAGCCTCTCCAGCCTGCTGAGATCACAGCTGGAGCCTCAGCAGGAGCCTGTCCTCATCACCATGACAACAG cGGTGCTGACTGTCCTCACCCACAGCCCCGCCCCTCGAGTCCAACTGGGAAAGGATGCAGTGCTGGACCTGAGCTTTGCCTACGCGCCGCCCGCTCTGGAAGATGGTCCTTCTCTGGCCGCAGGTCCTCCTCCCTTCGGGCTGGAGTGGCGACGCCAGCACAGGGGAAAGGGTTACCTGCTGCTGGCTGCAACTCCTGGGCTGGCTGGGCAAATgccaccagcccaggaaaaggCTGCAGCGTTTGCTGCTTGGGACGATGATGAGCCCTGGGGGCCGTGGACTGGGAACGGgaccttctggctgcctgccgTGAAGCCTTCTCAGGAGGGCGTCTACCTGGCTACTGTACACCTGCCCTATCTGCAAGGACAGGTCTCCCTGGAGCTGACTGTGCACA aGCCCCCCAGAGTGTCTCTAACACCGGCACCCCTTGTGTGGGCTGCCCCAGGAGAGTCACCCCCAGAACTGTTCTGTCTTGCGTCCCACTTCTACCCTGCGGAGGGCCTGGAGGTGAAATGGGAGCTCAGAGGTGGCCCAGAAGGAAGTTCTAGAAAGGTTGAGGGAAAGACGTGGCTCTCCACCGTCCGACACCATTCCGATGGCTCTGTCAGCCAGTCTGGGCACTTGCAGCTACCCCCAGTCACTGCCAAGCAGCATGGAGTTCGCTATGCCTGTCAGGTGCACCACCCTAGCCTGCCAGCATCCGGGCGCAGTGCTGAAGTCACCCTGGAGGTGGCAG GCTTCTCCGGGCCCTCAGTCGAGGACAGCGTAGGCCTGTTCCTGTCTGCTTTTCTCCTTCTGGGATTCATCAAGGCACTAGGCTGGCTGG CTGCCTACCTGATGATGCCTGGAGTCTCAAAGGAGAAGGTCACGCCTGCCAGCCTGACCCTTCCCAGAGAGTCAAAG AAGTCGCAGTAA
- the Zbtb22 gene encoding zinc finger and BTB domain-containing protein 22 isoform X1, whose protein sequence is MEPSPLSPSGATLPLPLSLAPPPLPLPAAAVVHVSFPEVTSALLESLNQQRLQGQLCDVSIRVQGREFRAHRAVLAASSPYFHDQVLLKGMTSISLPSVMDPGAFETVLASAYTGRLSMAAADIVNFLTVGSVLQMWHIVDKCTELLREGRSSAPATTVTTAAAPSASVPCAGVPSGSGGTVAPATVGSVRSHTSSRASENQSPSSSNYFSPRESTEFSSSQDAFVASAAGSGNRRDGGPVFPVPVVGSAGTTSGKLLLEADELCDDGGDGRGAVAPGAGLRRSNCTPASAVPQKHWVYVKRARNCPAPASLVHQDPDLEDEEEEEDLVLTCEDDEDEELGGGSGVPAGGEPEATLSISDVRTLTEPADKGEEQVNFCESSNDFGPYEGGGSGAGLDDPGGPTPSSYALTHPPRPLLPLDVPGNQILVFPSSSSQAPGQPPGTTAEHGAVTLGGTSAVGLGIPSGSGGAPGGTGNSDGNKIFLCHCGKAFSHKSMRDRHVNMHLNLRPFDCPVCNKKFKMKHHLTEHMKTHTGLKPYECSVCAKKFMWRDSFMRHRGHCERRHRMGVGGAGSVPGPGSGAPSGTALQPKRESSAVGGGSGDEANSATPPSHRRVWSPPSVHKVEMDFSGGGGAAH, encoded by the coding sequence ATGGAGCCATCTCCTCTGTCACCCAGTGGGGCCACTCTCCCACTGCCTCTGTCGCTGGCTCCACCGCCACTGCCTCTGCCGGCAGCTGCAGTGGTACACGTGTCCTTCCCTGAGGTGACCAGTGCCCTCCTGGAGTCCCTCAACCAGCAGCGTCTCCAGGGTCAGCTCTGCGATGTGTCCATCCGCGTGCAGGGACGGGAGTTCCGTGCTCACAGGGCGGTCTTGGctgcctcctctccttacttccacGACCAGGTCCTACTCAAAGGCATGACTTCCATCTCACTGCCAAGCGTCATGGACCCAGGCGCTTTCGAGACTGTCCTGGCCTCAGCGTACACGGGCCGCCTCAGCATGGCTGCGGCGGACATTGTCAACTTCCTGACAGTGGGGTCGGTCCTCCAGATGTGGCACATTGTGGATAAGTGCACAGAACTCCTTCGGGAGGGTCGGTCCTCAGCCCCAGCGACCACTGTCACGACTGCTGCAGccccctctgcctctgtcccttgTGCCGGTGTCCCCTCAGGGAGTGGGGGGACTGTCGCCCCCGCCACCGTAGGCTCCGTACGCTCCCACACCTCCAGCCGGGCCAGCGAGAATCAGTCTCCCAGCAGTAGCAACTACTTCAGCCCCCGGGAGTCCACTGAGTTCTCTTCCTCCCAGGATGCGTTTGTGGCCTCGGCAGCAGGTAGTGGGAACCGTCGAGATGGTGGCCCGGTGTTCCCAGTCCCCGTGGTTGGCAGTGCGGGCACCACCTCCGGGAAGTTGCTGCTGGAGGCGGATGAGCTCTGCGATGAcggtggggatgggaggggggCGGTGGCCCCCGGGGCTGGGCTCCGGAGGTCTAACTGCACGCCTGCCAGCGCGGTGCCGCAGAAACACTGGGTGTATGTGAAACGAGCTAGAAATTGCCCTGCACCGGCGTCTCTGGTCCACCAAGACCCGGATctagaggatgaggaagaggaggaagatctGGTGTTGACTTGTGAGGATGACGAGGATGAAGAACTGGGGGGTGGCTCGGGGGTCCCTGCAGGGGGAGAGCCCGAGGCTACCCTCAGTATCAGTGACGTTCGGACCTTGACGGAGCCTGCGGACAAGGGGGAGGAACAGGTCAACTTCTGTGAATCCTCTAATGACTTTGGCCCCTATGAGGGTGGGGGCTCGGGGGCAGGGCTTGATGACCCCGGAGGACCCACCCCTTCCTCCTATGCCCTCACCCACCCTCCACGCCCCCTCCTTCCATTGGATGTGccgggcaaccagatcttggttTTCCCATCCTCCTCTTCGCAGGCTCCAGGCCAGCCGCCAGGGACTACAGCAGAACACGGGGCAGTGACCCTGGGGGGCACCTCCGCGGTGGGGCTGGGCATACCAAGTGGCTCTGGCGGGGCCCCTGGAGGGACAGGCAACAGCGACGGCAATAAGATCTTCCTGTGCCACTGTGGGAAAGCTTTCTCACATAAGAGTATGAGGGACCGGCACGTGAATATGCATCTCAACCTGCGACCCTTTGACTGCCCCGTGTGCAACAAAAAGTTCAAGATGAAACACCACCTGACGGAGCACATGAAGACGCACACAGGCCTCAAGCCGTATGAATGCAGTGTCTGCGCCAAGAAGTTCATGTGGCGGGACAGTTTCATGCGACACCGAGGACACTGTGAGCGCCGGCACCGGATGGGCGTGGGCGGGGCCGGATCGGTACCTGGACCTGGATCCGGGGCACCTTCTGGGACAGCATTGCAACCCAAGAGGGAGTCTTCCGCAGTGGGCGGGGGCAGTGGCGATGAGGCTAATTCGGCCACACCCCCGTCCCACAGGCGTGTCTGGTCTCCACCCAGCGTGCACAAAGTGGAGATGGATTTCAGTGGGGGTGGAGGAGCAGCACACTGA